The genomic segment CAAGTTTGTTGAGATGGGCTAGGAAAGCGGCGATTTTCTGGGCAGCCAGTTGCAGATCATCGATTGGCATGACAAATAAGTATCGCAGAGCAGGATAGGCCCTGCACACCCGCTTCGAAATGAGTGGTTCATGCTGTCTTAAGGTGACCTTGTGAAACTGGAGTGGATGATGAGGAAGGAAGTCCCTCTTGGGGTAGAGAAAGCCTGCCGGCGCGCGCTTGCTTTATTGCTGGTGGCTGGCGTGTTGCCGAGCGGCGTTGCGCATGCCCAGGCCTCGGCAGCTGGGGCATCTGGCACGCCGGTGATCACGCTGGAGGAGGCCGTTCATCGCGCACAGGCGAACGAACCGAGCTATGCGGCGTCGCTAGCGGAGATGCGCATGGCGAAGCTGGACCGCTCGATTGCGCGCGCGGGTCTGCTGCCAGATGCGACCTATCACAACCAGTATCTCTACACGCAGCCGAATGGCACGGCAAACCAGGCAGGACAAACCGGATCGCAGGCGGCTCCGATTTTCATCGCGAATAACGCCGTGCGGGAGTATGCGAGTCAGGGCGTGTTCAACGAGACGCTGGGGCTGGCGCAGGTGGCGGAGGTGAAACGGGCCGATGCCGCGGCTGCGGTGGCCGCCGCGGAACTCGAGGTTGCGCGCCGCGGGTTGGTCACGGCAGTTACCGGGCTGTTCTATGGAGTGATTGCGGCGGACAATCGCCTGCGGATTGCGAAGGAAGCGGAAGCGGAGGCGGCGGATTTTGTCAGCCTGACGACCAAGCGCGAGCAGCAGCGGGAGAGCGCACACGCGGACGTGGTGAAGGCGCAGTTGCAGAAGCAGGCGCGAGGGAGGGAGCTGTCAGACGCGCAGGTTTCAGCAGAGAAGGCGCGGCTAGAATTGGGCGTGCTGCTGTTCCCCGATCCGCGGACGCCGTTCACGGTGCAGGGCGAGGACAATGTGGCGGCGCTTGCGACGAAGGCTGACGTGGAGCAGGCCGCGGCGAAGGGCAATCCTGAACTGAAGAGCGCGCTGGCTTCATTGACCCAGAGCGGTGCTGAAGTGCTGGCGGCGCGGGCGGCGTATCTGCCGTCGCTGGGATTGAACTACACGTACGGTATTGATGCGCCGCAGTTCGCGGTGAACGGGCCGGATGGAGTGCGGAACCTGGGCTACTCGGCAAGCGTGACGCTGGATATTCCGGTGTGGGATTGGCTGGCCACGCAGCACAAGGTGAAGCAGAGTGAGATAAGGCGCGATGCTGCGAAGGTGGTGCTGACCGCCGCGCAGCGCAGGCTGATTGCGCAGATCGACGAGACGTATTCGGAGGCCGCGGCAGCGCGTGATCAATTGGCGTCATTGGATGCGAGCGAGCAGACCGCGGCGGAGAGCCTGCGGTTGACGAAGCTGCGCTACACGGCCGGCGAGGCGACGGTGCTCGAAGTTGTGGATGCGCAGGGCGCGTATCTGACGGCTGCGAATGCGCGCGAAGATGGGCGCGTGCGGTATCGGACAGCGCTGGCTCAATTGCAGACGCTGACAGGAACGATGTGAAGATGATCGAGATGCGGAAGAGAGCAGGCTTGTTGACGTTGAAGCAATGGGGCGCGGCGATGGCGGCCGCGTCTGCTCTGACGTTGGTGGCGGGCTGCAAGAAGGAGCAGCCGGCGCCGGTGGAAGTGACGGTGCAGGCGGAGAAGCCGGAGCAGGGCGCGATTGCGGAGAAGATTGTGGCCGATGCAGTGCTGACTCCGCAGGCGCAAGCCGCGATTGAGCCGAAGATCACGGCGCCGGTCAAAAAATTCCTCGTCCAGCGCGGCGCGAAGGTGAAGGAAGGCGAGTTGCTCGCGGTGCTGGAGAACTCGGACCTTGCCGCAGCGGCGCTCGACAACAAAGGCGCATACCAGGCCGCGCAGGCGGCGTATGCAACGGCAACGAAGGCGCAGGTTCCGGAGGATGTGCAGAAGGCTGAGCTGGACTATGCGCAGGCCAAAGCCAATCTCGATCTGAACCAGAGCATTGTGAACAGCCGCAAGCAGTTGTTTGCGGAAGGGGCGATACCGGGGCGCGACCTGGACACGGCACAGGCGGCGCTGGTGCAGGCGCAGGCGGCGTATGACACGGCAAGTACGCATTTGCAGTCGATGCAGAA from the Occallatibacter riparius genome contains:
- a CDS encoding TolC family protein, with protein sequence MMRKEVPLGVEKACRRALALLLVAGVLPSGVAHAQASAAGASGTPVITLEEAVHRAQANEPSYAASLAEMRMAKLDRSIARAGLLPDATYHNQYLYTQPNGTANQAGQTGSQAAPIFIANNAVREYASQGVFNETLGLAQVAEVKRADAAAAVAAAELEVARRGLVTAVTGLFYGVIAADNRLRIAKEAEAEAADFVSLTTKREQQRESAHADVVKAQLQKQARGRELSDAQVSAEKARLELGVLLFPDPRTPFTVQGEDNVAALATKADVEQAAAKGNPELKSALASLTQSGAEVLAARAAYLPSLGLNYTYGIDAPQFAVNGPDGVRNLGYSASVTLDIPVWDWLATQHKVKQSEIRRDAAKVVLTAAQRRLIAQIDETYSEAAAARDQLASLDASEQTAAESLRLTKLRYTAGEATVLEVVDAQGAYLTAANAREDGRVRYRTALAQLQTLTGTM